The region ATCTTCTGCCCTTTCAAGGCCAACCTGACGGGCAAAGTTATCGTTACAACCTAATAAAACTGAATTTTTATCTTTCCAAAAAACACAACCTGGAACATTTTTAATAACAGAAGCCAAAGTGTGAAGCGTTTTTTTTAAACGCTTCACTTCAGTTAGTTCAGATTTCAAAAGGGAATTATCAGAGCAGCGCATTTCCATATAGACTCTCTCTTATCCGAAATTTAAGCGGTCACTTCAGCAGCGGTAGGGCTTGCGCAAGGAATATAGGTTAAACGAATATCTTCTTTTTTGAGAATGCCAAATTTTTGATAAAGCGTGTTAAAACTATCACGAGAAAGCCCATGTAAATCACGAGGTTTTAAAGACGCCTCTCTTTCTGAGTTACTCCAAATGTCAGGATATTTTTCCATCCATTTTGCCAAGATATCAAGATCAGTACTCTTGCTAATATCATATAATCCCTTACTTAAACTGCTTTTTAATAATAACTCTTGTCCGCCATAGGCCCATATCCAAAATATAGGGTCTAAAAATCTCACCTCTGTCGGACGATCCAACATAAAATTAGCTGGTTTTTTATCATTTAATATTTGCTCTGGTAGAAATTTATGCCCGAATTCATCAGGTGTACCCATATTAATTAAATGCGAAACAGCAGAAAAATCTTCTACATCAAAGAAACGAGAAATAGCCCCAGGCACTCCCGTTGCGGTAATGACTGTATTCATAGATTGAAGAGCAGAAGTAACCTTGTTTTTTGCGACAATATCAACAGCACCGCTTTCATTAACAAGTAAATGAATGCCATTAAAACCAGATTGTCGAACGCCCATAAATGCTTCAACCGAGACATCAACAATATAAATATTTTTTTCAGAAACACCCGCATGTTTTAGAGCGTTCGCGATCCCTTGCCCTACTTTCCCACAACCAAAAATCATGTATTTTTCACTTTTCCATTTATTAATATCCGCAATAGTAAGCAGTAAGTAAAACCTTGACTTAGCTTCAGGTGAAAAGAAAAGTGTGCTACTGCTATCAGGAGATATGCAGTCTTTAATCAAACGCATCAAAGCAACTTCGGATAATTTTCTCAAAAGTCTTACGGCAGAATCCCCTGTGCCAAAACCAGTTTCTAAAGACTTTGTCTTTGAATTATCAACCGTAATAACAGGGAATGATATCTCGTTATATAGCGCTGGATCAGTGTGGGTTAATTCGACCATACCAATTTTTGGAGTAACGATATCAAGCATTCCTGCACCGCAATCATAAACAATATCATAATACTGGCTTCGTTTGTTTTGCGGGATATCTCCATTTTTATAAAATGAAATACCTGCCAATAGAATTGGATTTATTGTGTCATCATGAGTCACTAACTCTGCAGTCGCAGTAGCGTCCACTTCTGCTCCTGCACTAATAAACAATTTAATTTGTGCTAAAGTTATTAGCGTCATATGTGCATTAATAAGAATTTTCTTGCCTAAAAATGGCTTGCTTTGCATCCATTCTCTTTCTAATTCTGAAAGAAAAAAACGCTCCTCTTCTTTGATTTCGTCCTTATAAGCATTCTCTAAAATTTCGCTCGGAGCTCTTAGAGGCGCATCAGGAATAATAATAGTAATGCTCGGAGGGCTGGCCGATAAGGGTGTTGTAAAACTATTTCTGGGCTCTAATAAGGTGCTACCTGGTGAGGCTTCTTCAGCGCCTGTTGGCATAATATTTAACATGTTACCCTCTCAATACTCTATATTTCTACCTTTTTCATCCCTGAAGCCATCTCTTTCTTGTTATTTATTAGCGCATCCAAATAACGCAACAAAGATTCTACCATAGTTTTGCATACACTCAAACGGCTAAATTTACCCTTAAGTCAACACCACAATTCCGCTATGAAATCGAAAAACAGTATCAGGAGCATGGATATACTCCGACTCTTTCTTGGTAAATAAAGCAATTCTGTCAGTAATATCTTCGCTAGTATAAGTCTTTGCTAGCATCAAATAATCTTCAAAGTGCCGACTTTCTGATGCTAATAATGAAGCGTAGAAAGTTGCCAGCTCTTCATCAAGGTGCGGAATTAAAATTGAAAATCTTTCGCAAGAACGTGCTTCAATAATAGCCCCTATAATAAGTTCGTCGACCAACTTTTCGGGTTCGGTTGAACGGACGTAGCCTCGCATATGTTTAACATAAGTGGATGGCGGTAAATTTTCATAATGAATGCCGCGGCGGTGAATAATGGCTAACACTAACTCATAATGTTTAAGCTCTTCACGTGCCAATCTCGACATTTTCTTGATTAAAGCACCGTATTTAGGATATCGGTGCATTAAACTTATCGCAGAAGAAGCTGCCTTTTTTTCACAAAGCGCATGATCGACCAATAAGACGTCCTGTTGCTGAATTGCGGCTTCAAGCCACTTCGTAGGTGTCTCCGACTTTAGGAATTGAAGTATTGGGAGTAGAGAAGGCATTTTTGTTGTCATTATGTTCCTTAAACGATTCCATCAGTGGAGCAATTTTTACCACTACGTAAGATTTTTTCCAATCGACAGATTCATTACTTAAACTGGAATGATTAATTGAATAAATAATCAAAAAAATCACCATTGAACTGCCGCAAACCCCTAAAATAAATCCACCGACTTTATTAAAAAAGGTAAAAGCATTAATTTTAAATAAACTTCCTAAGATAAATCGAGTGAGGAAGTTCACAAAAAAGCAACTTAACATAACCAGAGCCAACAAAAACCAATGTGCCACAGCAGGAGTCATATATTTAGAAAGAATAACATGCTCAATCAACTCATTTTCAAAATAATAAAATGCGATACCTCCCAGCCAAACAAAAATAGATAGAAGCTGCACCCAGAATCCCCGCGCTAGACCAATGCACGCAAAAAACAGAATAAATGCAAAAAATATATAGTCATAAAGATTAAAAAGAGTCGACATGGCCAGTCCTTAATTGATTGTTGTTTATTGGGAATTCGCTTCCTTAACATCCCCAGGTATATATTGTTTCAGAATCCCAGTAATTTTCAACCTTTCTTGAATAGTACTTAGCGCAGCAATTGCCACTGACTGTTCAGTAAATGGTCCGACGCACACTCGGAAGCTCTGCTTATCTTGCAAAACGAAAGGGAAAATAAAGGCATCAAAACCCAAAGACTTAAGTTGAGTCAACAAGGCTTGAGCAGCTGATTCATTGCTAAGACTGGCTATTTGCACGATCCAAGCAGGAACAGCGGGCACAATATCAGGAGCATCGTCAAAATTTTTCTCCATAACCGTCTCTGCGGATTGAATCGATGGCGCATTATTTGGAGATGTTAATTTTGCACTCAGTGGCGCAATCGGTGGCGATCTATAAGCCTGTAAAGAATGATTAGTTTTTTGGTAAGTCAAAAAAAACTGCGCCCCTATCACCACTAATGCAGCTAAAACTATAAACCCAACTATTCTATGCTTATTCATTCACCCTTCCGCATCGCTAAAGCAATCACTTGTTGGTATTATGTCATCTCTTTATCTTTTAAGGAAATCAATATGACATTAACTGTTGGTGATATTGCACCCTCTTTTTGCGCGATGTCTGACGAAGAGCAATTAGTTACGTTGGCACAATATGCGGGAAAACGGGTTGTGTTATATTTCTACCCAAAAGATAATACTCCGGGCTGCACGACTGAATCATGTGATTTTTCTAGCCATATTAGTATTTTTCAACAACATGGCGCGGCAGTACTTGGGGTCTCGAAAGACAGCACAAAAAGCCATCGTTCTTTTAAAGAAAAATATAAACTGCCTTTTTTACTTTTATCTGATCCAGAGGCCAAAATATGCGAACAATATGGCGCTTGGAGCACTAAGATGAGTTTTGGCAGGACATTTCTCGGCATTGTGCGATCGACTTTTGTGATTGATGAAAAAGGAATTATTCGCGGTGCGTGGTACGGCGTTAAGGTTTCGGGGCATGTGGAAGAAGTGTTGAAGTGTTTGGGGTCTTGGTGAATCACAAAAAGGTCGACCAGACGACAGGCCCTACTCCCAGCCAACGATAAATCTAACGTCACCATCGATTCACAGCCAACATAAAAAATTAATCTTATGAACCGACGCTCTGTATAGCACTATCAGAAAACATAGCGGCCAGTGTAGGGGCTACCGGCTGGTCGCCCTCTTAAATCCCCAACAATTCCATAGACAATGGCGCTTCTTGCTTCATTAATTTAGCAATCAATCTTGCCGCTGCCGTGCGCATATCCTGTCGCGAAACAATCATATCAATCGCTCCATGCGCCAATAAAAACTCGCTAGTTTGGAAACCTTCTGGAAGTTTTTCTCTTACGGTTTGTTCAATAACACGGGGGCCGGCAAATCCAATCAAAGCTTTTGGTTCTGCGATAATCACGTCTCCCAGCATAGCAAGGCTGGCAGATACACCGCCCATAGTAGGATTGGTTAATACAGAAATAAACGGCAGACCTGCTTGATGTAGACGTGTTAAAGAGGCGCTGGTCTTAGCCATTTGCAATAAAGATATTAATCCTTCTTGCATTCGTGCGCCACCGCTTGCAGAAAAACAGATAAAGGCAGAATGGCTTTTCAAACATTCATTAACGCCCTGAACGAATTTTTCTCCCAAAGCAGACCCCATTGACCCGCCAATAAAGTCAAAATCAAATGCGCAAGCTACCACGGGAAGGCCGTGCAGGCGCCCTTTCATTACGACAGCGGCCTCCTGCTCTCCTGATTTCTTTTGTGCGGCAAGCAAGCGGTCTTTATATTTCTTGGAGTCTTTAAATTTTAACCAATCTGTCGCTACAACTGTGGTCGCAATTTCGACGATACTGTCTTGATCCAAGAAACTGACGAGTCGATTTCGAGCAGAAATTGCCATATGGTGGTTGCATTTTGGACAAACTTGCAATGATTTTTCTAATTCTTTCGCATAAAGCATAGCGGTACAACAACTACAGCGCGACCAAATACCTTCAGGCACCCCTCTTTTTTCAGAAGCTGAAGATTCTGTTCTAATTTTAGATGGCAACAAACGCTTTAACCAACTCATGAATTACCCTTTTTTTGACCCGCGAAATACAGGGGGCCGATTATATCACTAATTAAAGGCTAAACGGAAACGGAGCCTGAGGAAAAATATAAGGAGAGGGATAAATGACATCAGCTAAGTATAAACCCTCTGCAGGAGCCGTCATTCCTGCATACCGTCTATCTTTTGAAAATAAAACTTCTTCTAACCAACCTGGCTTTTTCTTAGCAAGGCCAACTTCTAATAAACTTCCTACTATATTTCTAACCATATGATGTAAAAAAGCATTTGCCTTAAAAGTAATATAAACAAAATCTCCGTTTCTCTGAATACGAATGGAGTGCATTGTCCTGACTGGCGAAAGTGACTGACATCGACTGCCTCTAAACGCACTAAAATCGTGCTCACCTAGCAAAGCTTCAGCAGCCTTTTGCATGTGATCAATATTAATAGCGTGGCGACAGCATGTGGTTAAATCTCTTAAAAACACCGAGTCAATCGGCTGATTATAAATAACATAGTGATAGATACGCGCAATCGCTGAGAAGCGCGCATTAAAATCTTCATCTACAATTGTAGCGCTCAAAATACGTACATCTTTCGGTAAATAGAAGTTCGTCCCTTGCACCCACTGAAAAAGCTCTCGTATTGTAGTCGTTTCAAAATGAAAAACTTGTTTGGAGGCATGTACTCCAGCATCCGTCCGTCCTGCGCAGTGAATAATCAGCTGATGATTCGCCATTTGACTTAACGCGTGCTCAATAGTCCGTTGCACGCTGGGATGGGCCTCTTGCGCTTGCCAACCACAATAATTAGTCCCTTTATACGAAACACACATAGCAATTTTCATACAATATCTTCAGTTTTCATCTCGCGATCTTGTTTTAAGAGCACCATAAACATTCTTCTGGCCTCTGCAATTTGATCAGGATTGCCGTTGCTTACTACTGACTTTAATAAATACTTGGCTTTTTCATTTTGACGCAGCTCTATATATGCTTTTGCAAGATCTAATTCTGTATCACAGCGATTATCACCAGAGAACTCATCTACCAAAGAAGGTAAAGATAATTTTTGTATGGCTATTTTTTCCAAGGCCTGCCGTTTTGAATGACGCGACTTTTTTATAATAAACATCATAATGACTACAAGAATCATCAATACACTAATAAAAATAATCTTTGTTAACATATTATGATCAATAAACATATTTTGCATGATAGTAATAGGATGAAAACTCAAAGTCACTATTTCGATAGCATAATTTCTTGATATTTTCCAACATAAATTTATAAAATTTACAAAAATACTTTCAGTTATGCACATTTCGCCGCGGACCCCGTAAGAAGCTGGGTTTAGAGTAATACCATCAAATAAACACCATTAAAAAAAACATAACTATATGATTTTAAACATAAATCATATTATTGATTTAAAATTGTACATTCATCTCAATGACTGATTCTTAGGGGGTTTGGGGTATTCATTAAACTTATATGCACACACTTATCCACAGAAAATGTGAGTAACTTTCTAGTCAAGTTATTTTTTGATCATAGTGAAAAAAGAAAAATATCTTACGTTAAAAAATAAAACATACGCCTCATAAAATGTAAACAAGATTCATTTTTGATCATAAAAAGAACATCTTTTGCCAGGCCTGTGGCGCTGCGGGTTGTGCGTTTAAATCAAAGGTATTACACATACTTATCCACAGAATTCTTGGATAAGTATTTAATCCTAAATTCAGCAGTTAAAAACTACTACACAAGCTTAATGTATTGAATCTAATCGATTTTATTGAAATTTTCCCCTCACCGCGCAGGTGATAGGGCTAGTTACGCTTTTGGACGAATAATTTCTTATAAGACAAGGAGTAGCCTGCGCTGGGGTGACACAATAGTTGTTTCAAGAAATTGTAGGGGCGACCAGTTAAATCGCCCTTCGCTTTCTATCAAGAAGTTCTGGAGGGATTATATCCAAATTTAGGAAGACGATCGTTTCGTTGTCTTTGTTGCTCAAGAACAACAGCATCGATACTTTCTAACCCAGCGCGTTTGCACATCAGTTCGAGAGAATCGCGCGTATTTGGCTCGAGTCTATCAAGCTCATACTGCTCAAGAAAATCTAAAATATTAGACTTAATGGTATCACGAACATATGCTTGATTCTCGGCAACGCCTTCAGAAGCAAGATTGCTCAAATTACCCCAAATTCTTTTTTGAAGGAAAGCCTGTGGAGGAGCGTACTCTTGCTGCTCTCCTCTGATCGTAGAACGATAAGAATTCATTCCAAATAAAGCTGCCATAAAAACACCTTGCCTTAAGCATAGCGTCCTTTCGTAATTCCTTCGATCAAGCCATTGATCGAAGCCCCTAAGCCACTGATTTTGTGCAAAAACTCCCTGAAGAGCGTAAGACAAGATCGGACCATTGCGCGTGAGTATAGCAAAAGATTTTATATTATACAAATCTTTTGGACACAAAAAACTCAGCAATCTGCACAGCATTAAGTGCCGCACCCTTTCTAAGATTATCGGCCACTACCCAAAAAGACAGTCCATTTTCACCAAATGCCAAATCTTGCCGAACGCGGCTAACAAAAACATCGTCTTTCCCAGAGACTTCTTTAGGGGTTACCCAATGATCCTCTAACACGATAAGCCCAGGTTTATTATTCAAACACTGAATAGCTTGAGTCACACTGAATGGCTTTTCTGTCTCAATCACTACTGACTCGCTATGTCCATTTATCACCGGTACACGCACTGCTGTTGCAGAAAGCAACAAGCTCGGATTATTAAGAATTTTACGACTTTCCCACAGCATTTTCATTTCTTCACGGCTATAACCGTTATTTTGTAATACATCAATTTGAGGAATGACATTATGATGAATACTTGCATCAGATTGTTCGCCATTTTTCAGGGCATCTACTAACATTTGACCGGCGCCAGACACGGCTTGATAAGTAGAAATAATGACTCTTTTTATTCCTACAAGCGCATGAATGGGCGCTAGAACCATGACAAGCTGCATAGTAGA is a window of Gammaproteobacteria bacterium DNA encoding:
- a CDS encoding tRNA-(ms[2]io[6]A)-hydroxylase — translated: MPSLLPILQFLKSETPTKWLEAAIQQQDVLLVDHALCEKKAASSAISLMHRYPKYGALIKKMSRLAREELKHYELVLAIIHRRGIHYENLPPSTYVKHMRGYVRSTEPEKLVDELIIGAIIEARSCERFSILIPHLDEELATFYASLLASESRHFEDYLMLAKTYTSEDITDRIALFTKKESEYIHAPDTVFRFHSGIVVLT
- a CDS encoding peroxiredoxin; translation: MTLTVGDIAPSFCAMSDEEQLVTLAQYAGKRVVLYFYPKDNTPGCTTESCDFSSHISIFQQHGAAVLGVSKDSTKSHRSFKEKYKLPFLLLSDPEAKICEQYGAWSTKMSFGRTFLGIVRSTFVIDEKGIIRGAWYGVKVSGHVEEVLKCLGSW
- a CDS encoding SPOR domain-containing protein; this encodes MNKHRIVGFIVLAALVVIGAQFFLTYQKTNHSLQAYRSPPIAPLSAKLTSPNNAPSIQSAETVMEKNFDDAPDIVPAVPAWIVQIASLSNESAAQALLTQLKSLGFDAFIFPFVLQDKQSFRVCVGPFTEQSVAIAALSTIQERLKITGILKQYIPGDVKEANSQ
- a CDS encoding aspartate-semialdehyde dehydrogenase; its protein translation is MSFCVAIVGATGLVGRALLTILEQRNFPIDHLILLASDRSAGQIVSFGLKNYTVLSLAEFDWKRRVVDIAFFSAGNEVSLHYAPIARDSGCVVIDNSSAFRYDDDIPLIVPEVNGGDLKLNKMQIIANPNCSTMQLVMVLAPIHALVGIKRVIISTYQAVSGAGQMLVDALKNGEQSDASIHHNVIPQIDVLQNNGYSREEMKMLWESRKILNNPSLLLSATAVRVPVINGHSESVVIETEKPFSVTQAIQCLNNKPGLIVLEDHWVTPKEVSGKDDVFVSRVRQDLAFGENGLSFWVVADNLRKGAALNAVQIAEFFVSKRFV
- a CDS encoding CvpA family protein; amino-acid sequence: MSTLFNLYDYIFFAFILFFACIGLARGFWVQLLSIFVWLGGIAFYYFENELIEHVILSKYMTPAVAHWFLLALVMLSCFFVNFLTRFILGSLFKINAFTFFNKVGGFILGVCGSSMVIFLIIYSINHSSLSNESVDWKKSYVVVKIAPLMESFKEHNDNKNAFSTPNTSIPKVGDTYEVA
- a CDS encoding acetyl-CoA carboxylase carboxyltransferase subunit beta, which produces MSWLKRLLPSKIRTESSASEKRGVPEGIWSRCSCCTAMLYAKELEKSLQVCPKCNHHMAISARNRLVSFLDQDSIVEIATTVVATDWLKFKDSKKYKDRLLAAQKKSGEQEAAVVMKGRLHGLPVVACAFDFDFIGGSMGSALGEKFVQGVNECLKSHSAFICFSASGGARMQEGLISLLQMAKTSASLTRLHQAGLPFISVLTNPTMGGVSASLAMLGDVIIAEPKALIGFAGPRVIEQTVREKLPEGFQTSEFLLAHGAIDMIVSRQDMRTAAARLIAKLMKQEAPLSMELLGI
- the truA gene encoding tRNA pseudouridine(38-40) synthase TruA, translated to MKIAMCVSYKGTNYCGWQAQEAHPSVQRTIEHALSQMANHQLIIHCAGRTDAGVHASKQVFHFETTTIRELFQWVQGTNFYLPKDVRILSATIVDEDFNARFSAIARIYHYVIYNQPIDSVFLRDLTTCCRHAINIDHMQKAAEALLGEHDFSAFRGSRCQSLSPVRTMHSIRIQRNGDFVYITFKANAFLHHMVRNIVGSLLEVGLAKKKPGWLEEVLFSKDRRYAGMTAPAEGLYLADVIYPSPYIFPQAPFPFSL